One part of the Salinivirga cyanobacteriivorans genome encodes these proteins:
- a CDS encoding tetratricopeptide repeat protein — translation MTIKKHLFALSLIAFIALFFAGTLQVSGQSRSDIELAREYLRNKEYGKALSLYEKLYELQPSSTVFFRYYIQSLMGVEDYRKAERIAKRHIRRNPYDLNAHVELGQIYQQQGQDKKAADVYRDIIDAVSDNINRMRQLANVFISRRQFGWAEEVYLEGAKQNRHYKFNYELANVYYYQRNYPKMIDAYLELLAVNDQYLNTVKNRLNHAVYSDTDDTLTELLKDRLLLMSQKHSGRDVFNELLIWAHLHDDEFQQALVQVKALDRRNNENGSRIIDITQKALKNNQYDVVAQGAEYVMGKGKSGSYYILARHLYLKSRFSQVEEGIIYEQAEMLRLAQKYQQAINESRPGARLLPFYTDLTRLYAFYMHQVDSALYWVKKAANLPQLSIMDENKVKILEADVKLVDGQIFDATLIYAAVERDLKNNPIGFEAKLKKALMAFYQCDFQWALGQVDVLKASTSKLIANDAAELSLQISENQTEDSVQTALCRFAKARLAMHQHQDIVAIKILDSLITKYPNHPVLDDVLMNKAELLRDRGNYKEAASLYMRVFEEFAQEPFAAEAGFHAAILFEEQLKKETRAFDIFKTLLKNYPMSIYQPTVRKHIRSLRANIVN, via the coding sequence ATGACCATTAAGAAGCACTTGTTTGCCCTATCCCTTATTGCTTTTATTGCCTTGTTTTTTGCAGGTACGCTGCAGGTATCAGGGCAAAGCAGGAGTGATATAGAGCTTGCAAGAGAATATTTGCGCAATAAAGAGTATGGTAAAGCATTGTCTTTATATGAGAAATTATATGAGCTTCAACCTTCGTCAACTGTTTTTTTTAGGTACTATATTCAATCGCTTATGGGTGTTGAAGATTATCGCAAAGCTGAGCGCATTGCCAAAAGGCATATTCGCCGAAATCCATACGATTTGAATGCCCACGTTGAGCTTGGTCAAATTTATCAGCAGCAGGGCCAGGATAAAAAGGCTGCAGATGTCTATCGGGATATCATCGATGCTGTTAGTGATAATATAAATCGTATGCGACAATTAGCTAATGTTTTTATAAGTCGCAGGCAATTTGGGTGGGCTGAGGAGGTTTACCTTGAAGGAGCAAAACAAAACAGGCATTATAAATTCAATTATGAACTTGCCAATGTTTATTACTATCAGCGCAATTATCCAAAAATGATTGATGCTTATCTGGAGCTACTTGCAGTCAATGATCAATATTTGAATACAGTCAAAAACAGGCTGAATCATGCAGTTTATAGCGATACTGATGATACACTTACGGAATTGTTGAAAGACAGACTGCTTTTAATGAGCCAGAAACACAGCGGCAGAGATGTTTTTAATGAATTGCTTATATGGGCTCATTTGCACGATGATGAATTTCAGCAAGCATTGGTGCAGGTCAAAGCACTTGACCGGAGAAATAATGAAAATGGTTCCAGAATAATTGATATCACACAAAAGGCACTAAAAAATAATCAGTATGATGTCGTAGCTCAAGGGGCTGAATATGTGATGGGTAAAGGCAAATCCGGTTCGTATTATATTTTGGCACGACATCTTTATTTAAAATCACGCTTTAGCCAGGTCGAGGAGGGCATCATATATGAACAGGCTGAGATGTTGAGACTCGCACAAAAATATCAGCAGGCTATTAATGAGAGCCGGCCCGGTGCCAGATTATTGCCTTTTTATACTGATCTTACCCGGCTTTATGCTTTTTATATGCACCAGGTAGACTCAGCTTTATATTGGGTTAAAAAAGCAGCTAATTTGCCGCAATTATCGATTATGGATGAGAATAAAGTAAAGATACTCGAAGCCGATGTGAAACTGGTCGATGGGCAAATATTTGATGCTACGCTAATTTATGCGGCTGTTGAGCGCGACCTCAAAAATAACCCTATTGGCTTTGAAGCTAAATTAAAAAAGGCGTTGATGGCCTTTTATCAATGTGATTTTCAATGGGCCCTCGGGCAGGTCGATGTATTAAAAGCCAGTACATCTAAACTTATAGCCAACGACGCGGCAGAATTATCTTTGCAAATTTCAGAGAATCAAACAGAGGATTCTGTTCAAACAGCCCTTTGCAGGTTTGCAAAAGCCAGACTGGCTATGCATCAGCACCAGGACATTGTTGCAATAAAAATTCTCGATTCATTAATAACTAAATACCCGAATCACCCCGTATTGGATGATGTACTTATGAATAAGGCTGAATTGCTAAGAGACAGAGGAAATTATAAGGAGGCAGCAAGCTTATATATGCGCGTTTTTGAGGAGTTTGCACAAGAACCGTTTGCAGCTGAAGCCGGATTTCATGCAGCTATTTTATTCGAAGAGCAATTAAAGAAAGAAACCAGGGCTTTCGATATTTTCAAAACGCTATTGAAGAACTATCCAATGAGCATCTATCAGCCCACTGTGCGAAAGCATATAAGAAGTCTGAGGGCAAATATTGTAAATTAA
- a CDS encoding DUF4293 domain-containing protein codes for MLQRIQTIFLALAFIISLGIYIWPIAIFPTESNDLIFTVRGFLSDSGEVITLLYPFLILSGIISFLILYQLFSFKKRIRQIQTGKAIIILLVIWYGVGVTHIYNYFQNFEILLTIKPHITLFIPPVLIILILFANKYIRKDEELVRSVDRIR; via the coding sequence ATGTTGCAGAGAATTCAAACCATATTTTTAGCATTAGCATTTATTATTTCTCTTGGTATTTATATTTGGCCAATTGCCATTTTTCCAACAGAATCAAATGATTTAATCTTTACCGTTAGAGGTTTTTTAAGTGATTCAGGAGAGGTAATTACGCTTTTGTACCCGTTTTTAATTTTATCAGGTATTATTTCATTTCTTATTCTTTATCAGCTTTTTAGTTTTAAAAAGCGAATTCGTCAAATTCAAACTGGCAAAGCAATAATAATTCTGCTAGTTATTTGGTATGGTGTTGGTGTAACACATATCTATAATTATTTTCAGAATTTTGAAATATTATTGACTATTAAACCACACATTACGTTGTTTATTCCACCTGTGCTTATAATACTTATCTTGTTTGCCAATAAATATATCAGAAAAGACGAAGAACTAGTGCGTTCTGTCGATCGTATTAGGTGA
- a CDS encoding DUF3467 domain-containing protein — protein sequence MNQSNEKKQNQVNIELKEDIAEGIYSNLAVITHSPAEFVIDFVRVMPGLPKAPVKSRIVLTPEHAKRLMNALKDNIDKFESVNGPIKSSGGGKSDMPMGFGGPTAQA from the coding sequence ATGAATCAATCAAATGAGAAAAAACAGAACCAGGTAAATATTGAACTAAAAGAAGATATTGCTGAAGGTATTTATTCAAACTTAGCCGTTATTACACATTCTCCTGCCGAATTTGTAATTGATTTTGTACGGGTTATGCCCGGCTTGCCAAAGGCTCCCGTTAAATCACGAATTGTGCTCACCCCGGAGCACGCCAAAAGGCTTATGAATGCTTTGAAAGATAATATCGATAAATTCGAATCAGTTAACGGTCCTATAAAATCATCAGGCGGTGGTAAATCTGATATGCCAATGGGATTTGGCGGACCTACAGCACAGGCTTGA
- the rpoC gene encoding DNA-directed RNA polymerase subunit beta' codes for MAFRRDNKVKSDFTKVVVSLSSPEEILERSFGEVQKPETINYRTYKPERDGLFCERIFGPVKDYECHCGKYKRIRYKGIVCDRCGVEVTEKKVRRERMGHINLVVPVAHIWYFRSLPNKIGYLLGLPTKKLDSIIYYERYVVINPGVKKEDGIEYLDFLTEEEYLDILDSLPKENQYLEDTDPDKFIAKMGAEALNELLSQLDLDELSFSLRDKASKETSQQRKNEALKRLQVVEAFRAAKGKNHPEWMIMKVIPVIPPELRPLVPLDGGRFATSDLNDLYRRVIIRNNRLKRLIEIKAPEVILRNEKRMLQESVDSLIDNSRKSNAVKTDANRPLKSLSDSLKGKQGRFRQNLLGKRVDYSARSVIVVGPELKMHECGLPKDMAAELYKPFVIRKLIERGIVKTVKSAKKIVDRRDPVVWDILENVLRGHPVMLNRAPTLHRLGIQAFQPKLIEGKAIQLHPLACTAFNADFDGDQMAVHLPLGNEAILEAQMLMLGSHNILNPANGAPITVPSQDMVLGLYYITKEREGVKGEGLTFYSPEEVKIAYNEEKVALHAGIKVRINLKQEDGSFKEEIIKTTVGRVLFNEVVPADAGYINELLTKKALRDIIGKIYKLSGTSVTAQFLDDIKDMGYRMSFKGGLSFNLDDVIIPEEKIKLVKEGYAQADEVANNYNMGFITNNERYNQVIDIWTHTNASLTQILMKQLSTDNQGFNSVFMMLDSGARGSKEQIRQLSGMRGLMAKPQKSGAAGAEIIENPILSNFKEGLSVLEYFISTHGARKGLADTALKTADAGYLTRRLVDVAQDVVVKENDCGTLRGLMATAIKKNQEVVETLYERILGRTALNDVYHPLSGDLMVGAGEIITEDIAAKIEESPLEQVEIRSVLTCEAKHGVCGKCYGRNLATGRDVQIGESVGVIAAQSIGEPGTQLTLRTFHVGGTASNIAAESSIVAGYNGIANIDELRTVKYKDDSGTVNHIVIGRLGELRIIDENTELALSTHAIPYGAKIYIKDGDKVKKGDLICEWDPYNAVIISEAEGSISFTNVIEGITFREEMDEQTGFREKVITETKDKTKNPMIKVLNKDGEVTKMYNLPVGAHIAVEEGEKVKVGQAIVKIPRSAGKSGDITGGLPRVTELFEARNPSNPSVVAEIDGEVSFGKIKRGNREVIVKSKAGQTKKYLVSLSKQILVQENDYVRAGIPLSDGAITPADILSVQGPTKVQEYIVNEVQEVYRMQGVKINDKHFEVIVRQMMRKVVIVDPGDTKFLEKQEVDKIAFMEENNWIYGRKVVEEPGDSENLKMGQIVSLRQLREENSMLKRKDMKLVEVRDAIPATSSQVLQGITKAALQTKSFISAASFQETTKVLNEAAIRAKEDALEGLKENVIVGHKIPAGTGQRKFDDLLVGSKDEFDKLLESKKEAQKS; via the coding sequence ATGGCATTCAGAAGGGATAATAAAGTTAAGAGTGACTTTACAAAAGTAGTCGTTAGTTTGTCTTCACCAGAGGAAATTCTTGAAAGGTCTTTTGGTGAAGTACAAAAACCGGAAACAATTAATTATCGTACCTACAAACCAGAAAGAGATGGTTTGTTTTGCGAGCGTATTTTTGGACCGGTAAAAGATTACGAATGTCACTGCGGTAAATATAAACGTATCCGTTATAAAGGCATTGTCTGTGATAGATGTGGTGTAGAAGTTACAGAGAAAAAAGTAAGAAGAGAGCGTATGGGCCACATCAACCTTGTGGTTCCAGTTGCACATATCTGGTACTTCAGATCATTGCCCAATAAAATCGGTTACCTTCTTGGTCTCCCAACCAAGAAACTCGACTCCATTATTTACTACGAACGTTATGTAGTAATTAATCCCGGAGTTAAAAAAGAAGATGGTATAGAGTATCTCGATTTCCTCACAGAAGAGGAATATCTCGATATTCTGGATTCTCTTCCAAAAGAAAATCAATATCTAGAAGATACTGATCCTGATAAGTTTATCGCTAAAATGGGTGCAGAAGCACTGAATGAGTTGCTTTCGCAACTTGATTTAGATGAACTGTCGTTCTCATTGCGCGATAAAGCCAGTAAGGAGACTTCGCAACAGCGTAAGAATGAGGCGTTGAAACGCTTACAGGTGGTAGAGGCTTTTAGAGCTGCAAAAGGTAAAAATCATCCTGAATGGATGATTATGAAGGTAATTCCGGTGATTCCACCAGAATTAAGACCACTGGTTCCACTTGATGGAGGCCGATTTGCTACATCTGACCTCAACGACTTGTATCGCCGTGTAATTATTCGTAATAACCGTCTGAAAAGGTTGATCGAAATTAAGGCGCCCGAGGTCATTTTACGTAACGAGAAACGTATGTTGCAGGAATCGGTTGATTCACTGATAGATAATTCAAGAAAATCCAATGCAGTTAAAACTGATGCCAATAGACCACTAAAATCACTTAGTGATAGTTTGAAGGGAAAACAGGGACGTTTCCGTCAGAATCTACTTGGTAAACGTGTCGATTACTCTGCACGTTCAGTTATTGTTGTTGGACCTGAATTGAAAATGCATGAATGCGGTCTTCCTAAAGATATGGCAGCCGAATTATACAAACCATTTGTAATTCGTAAGCTTATTGAACGTGGAATTGTTAAGACCGTAAAATCAGCCAAGAAAATTGTTGATCGCAGAGATCCTGTGGTATGGGATATTCTTGAAAATGTGTTGCGCGGTCATCCGGTTATGCTTAACCGTGCACCTACGCTTCACCGCCTTGGTATTCAGGCTTTTCAGCCCAAGTTAATTGAGGGTAAGGCAATTCAGTTGCACCCACTTGCATGTACTGCGTTTAATGCCGACTTTGACGGTGACCAAATGGCAGTGCACTTACCTCTTGGTAATGAAGCAATTCTTGAAGCGCAAATGTTAATGCTTGGTTCACACAATATCCTGAACCCTGCTAACGGGGCACCTATTACAGTACCTTCACAGGATATGGTTCTGGGGCTCTATTACATTACCAAAGAGCGCGAAGGCGTTAAAGGAGAAGGACTCACTTTTTACTCACCTGAAGAGGTCAAAATTGCTTACAATGAGGAAAAAGTTGCGCTTCATGCAGGTATAAAAGTACGTATCAACCTTAAACAGGAAGATGGTAGCTTTAAAGAAGAAATTATTAAAACCACTGTAGGTCGTGTACTTTTCAATGAGGTTGTACCTGCCGACGCTGGTTATATTAACGAACTTCTTACCAAAAAGGCGCTTCGGGATATTATTGGTAAAATTTATAAACTCAGCGGTACAAGTGTTACAGCCCAATTCCTCGACGATATCAAGGATATGGGATACAGAATGTCATTTAAAGGTGGCTTGTCGTTTAACCTTGATGATGTGATTATTCCTGAGGAAAAAATTAAACTTGTGAAAGAGGGTTATGCCCAGGCTGATGAAGTTGCCAATAACTACAACATGGGATTCATTACAAATAATGAACGATATAACCAGGTTATTGATATTTGGACACACACCAATGCCAGTTTAACTCAAATTCTGATGAAGCAATTGAGCACAGATAATCAGGGTTTCAACTCTGTTTTCATGATGCTTGACTCTGGTGCTCGTGGTTCTAAAGAGCAGATTCGTCAGCTTTCTGGTATGCGTGGTCTAATGGCTAAACCACAAAAAAGTGGTGCTGCTGGAGCTGAAATTATTGAGAACCCGATTCTTTCTAACTTTAAGGAAGGACTATCAGTTCTTGAGTACTTTATCTCTACTCACGGTGCCCGTAAAGGTTTGGCCGATACCGCACTCAAAACAGCCGATGCTGGTTACCTGACCCGTCGATTGGTTGATGTTGCCCAGGATGTAGTGGTAAAAGAAAATGATTGTGGTACACTACGTGGTCTTATGGCTACAGCAATCAAGAAGAATCAGGAGGTAGTGGAAACACTATACGAACGTATTCTTGGTCGTACTGCATTAAACGATGTTTATCATCCGTTGTCAGGTGACCTTATGGTAGGCGCTGGCGAAATTATTACCGAAGATATCGCTGCAAAAATTGAGGAATCACCGCTGGAGCAGGTTGAAATTCGTTCAGTATTGACATGTGAAGCTAAACATGGTGTTTGTGGAAAATGTTACGGTCGAAATCTTGCCACAGGTAGAGATGTGCAAATTGGTGAGTCGGTAGGTGTTATTGCCGCACAATCAATTGGTGAGCCTGGTACGCAGCTTACACTACGTACATTCCACGTTGGTGGTACAGCATCCAATATTGCAGCAGAATCAAGCATTGTTGCCGGATATAATGGTATTGCAAATATTGATGAGCTTCGTACAGTAAAATATAAAGATGACTCAGGCACTGTGAATCACATTGTGATTGGCCGCCTGGGTGAGCTCAGAATTATAGATGAAAATACAGAATTAGCCTTAAGTACTCACGCTATACCTTATGGTGCAAAAATTTACATCAAGGATGGTGATAAGGTGAAAAAAGGCGATCTGATCTGTGAATGGGATCCATATAATGCAGTTATTATTTCGGAAGCAGAGGGTAGTATTTCATTTACAAATGTAATTGAAGGTATTACATTCCGCGAAGAAATGGATGAGCAAACTGGTTTCCGTGAAAAAGTAATTACAGAAACTAAAGACAAGACCAAAAACCCCATGATTAAGGTACTTAATAAAGATGGGGAAGTTACCAAGATGTATAACCTTCCGGTAGGCGCACACATTGCTGTTGAGGAAGGCGAAAAAGTTAAGGTTGGTCAGGCTATTGTTAAAATTCCACGTTCAGCAGGTAAATCTGGTGATATTACCGGAGGTCTTCCACGTGTTACAGAGCTGTTTGAGGCCAGAAATCCATCTAACCCATCTGTGGTTGCTGAGATCGATGGTGAAGTTAGCTTTGGTAAAATAAAACGTGGTAACCGAGAGGTTATCGTAAAATCTAAAGCCGGACAAACCAAGAAGTATCTTGTATCGCTTTCAAAACAGATACTGGTACAGGAGAACGATTATGTACGTGCGGGAATTCCACTTTCTGACGGAGCCATTACACCGGCTGATATTCTCAGTGTTCAGGGACCTACCAAGGTTCAGGAATATATTGTGAATGAGGTACAGGAAGTATATCGTATGCAGGGTGTGAAAATTAATGATAAGCACTTTGAAGTAATTGTTCGCCAAATGATGCGTAAAGTTGTAATTGTAGATCCTGGTGATACCAAGTTCCTTGAAAAACAAGAGGTTGATAAGATTGCCTTTATGGAGGAAAATAACTGGATCTATGGTCGCAAAGTTGTTGAGGAGCCCGGTGATTCTGAGAATCTTAAGATGGGTCAGATCGTTAGTTTACGTCAACTGCGCGAAGAGAATTCAATGCTTAAGCGTAAAGATATGAAGTTGGTAGAAGTACGTGATGCAATTCCTGCAACATCAAGTCAGGTGTTACAGGGAATAACTAAAGCTGCACTTCAAACCAAATCATTTATTAGTGCTGCCTCGTTCCAGGAGACTACCAAAGTATTAAATGAAGCCGCAATTAGAGCCAAAGAGGATGCCCTTGAAGGACTTAAAGAGAATGTTATTGTGGGTCATAAGATACCAGCTGGAACAGGACAACGGAAGTTTGACGATCTTTTAGTTGGTTCAAAAGATGAGTTCGATAAACTCCTAGAATCGAAGAAAGAGGCTCAAAAGTCTTAA